Below is a window of Brassica napus cultivar Da-Ae chromosome A5, Da-Ae, whole genome shotgun sequence DNA.
AGCGCAAAACACAATGAGAGAGATCAGATGTCGCGACAGAAGCACTGCTACCTCACACTTGGAGATCAAGGCAGAGGCAGAGAGCTTCTTCTCAGAGGTTCTCAATCTGACACCAGAAAGCTTTAAAGGTGCTTCAGTGGATGAGTTGAGGGAGTTGTTGGATTTTGAATGCACCACAGGTGATTGCAGACAGCTGCAAGCGAATGTTACAGCAGAAGAGATCAGAGAAGTGCTGTTCTCCATGCCACCAAATAAATCTCCAGGGCCAGACGAGTTTTCCTGTGAATTTTACAAAGCTTCTTGGTCAGTTATTACACAGGATTTCACCATTGCAGTTCAATCTGTCTTTCAGCTAGGCTTTCTCCCGAAAGGTATAAACTCGACCATTCTTGCCCTCATTCCCAAGAAGACTGTGGCGCAGGAAATGAGAAACTACAGGCCCATCGCGTGCTGCAATGTCTTATATAAAGTGGTTTCAAAGATCATAGCCAACAGATTGAAACTTATTCTGCCAAGGATTATTGCTGAAAATCAATCTGCATTTGTGAAGGGGAGACTCCTAATGGAAAATGTGTTGCTGGCTTCAGAGCTTGTGAAGGACTATCACAAAGATTCGATCTCTCCACGCTGTGCAATGAAAATTGATATATCGAAGGCGTTTGATTCAGTGCAGTGGTCGTTTCTGCTCAATTGCCTACTTGCTATGGGATTTCCGGAGAGATTCATACACTGGATCAGGTTATGTATCACCACACCCTCTTACTCGGTACAAGTCAATGGAGAACTAGCTGGCTATTTTGAGAGTACAAGAGGGCTGAGGCAGGGGTGCTCTCTTTCACCGTACCTCTTTGTGATTTGTATGAACGTACTGTCATATAAAATTGATCAAGCTGCACGGGAGAAGAGATTTAGACTGCATCCCCGGTGTCAATCCCTAGATCTCACCCATCTTTGTTTTGCTGACGACTTGATGGTGTTTGTGGAGGGTTCAAAGGAGTCTATTGAAGGTGCTCTAGCAGTGTTTGACGAGTTTGAAGTTTGGTCGGGCCTCTCTATAAGTTTAGAAAAGTCAACTATCTATATGGCTGGCATAACTGAAGTGGAACAGGGGAGGATTCTTAGGAATTTCCCTCTTGAGGTAGGAGATCTCCCAGTGCGCTACTTGGGTTTACCTCTGATGACTCAAGCTATGAGAAGACAAGACTTCTTACCGCTGCTAGAAAGGATCCGAACTCGCATATGTTCCTGGACCAACCGGTTTCTCTCTTATGCCGGTAGATTACAGCTAATAAAGTCTGTCTTGATGAGTATTATAAACTTTTGGGCTGCTGCATTTAGATTGCCAAGCCAATGTACCAAGGAGATAGAACAGCTCTGCTCAGTGTTTCTTTGGTCAGGTCCGGACCTTAAGTCTACAGGTGCAAAGGTGGCGTGGCATGATATTTGTAAGCCGGTAAAAGAAGGAGGATTAGGCATCAGAGCGTTGAAGGAAGTAAATAAGGTTCAGGGGTTGAAGCTAATATGGAGATTGGTTGCAGGGGATTCCCTTTGGAGTAAATGGATCAGATTAAATCTTCTGCGTAAGAAGAGTTTCTGGGAAGTCAGTGTTAAGACACAAGCGGGTTCTTGGATATGGAAAAAATTGTTAAAGCTGAGAGAAGTGGCAAGGACATTTCACATGAAAGCTGTTGGCAATGGTCGCCACACTTCTTTCTGGTACGATAAATGGTCCAGCTTGGGTGTTATGTCGGAGATGCTAGGGGAACGAGGAGTTATTGCAATGGGTATCAGGAGAGAAGCCACAGTAGCGAAAGCTTTGCAGCGGAGGAGGACAAGGCATAGAAGAGAGATTCTAAAACAGATAGATATGGAGTTGAGTCATATTGCAGCAAAACAAGAAATGGAGGGAGTTGGTGCAAATGATATTGACATGTGGAGATGGAACTCCGGCTACAAACCGAGATTTTCAACTCAAGAAACATGGAAGATGACAAGAGTAAGTGCTACTCAGTGTGACTGGGGTGGCAGTATATGGTTCTCTCAAGCCACGCCGAAGTTTGCGTTTATGGCCTGGCTGGCCATCAGAGACAGATTAGCTACAATGGACCAGGTTGCTGTATGGAGTCAAGGGGTAGACACCACTTGTGTTCTATGCAAAAGGGCTTCAGAGACTCGcaatcatctcttctttgagtgctcGTTTTCTACGCAGATTTGGGAACCACTCATGAAAGGGATTTTGCGCAACTCCTACTCAGGCAAGTGGGAGGAGCTGGTGAGTCTACTAGCCACATTGCCCatggaaaagaagaaacaatTTTGTTTCAGGTACACTCTCCAAGCTACTGTCTACATGCtgtggagagagagaaacagacGACGCCATGGTGAACAGCCTATGCCTGCTACTGTCTTGGCAAAACACATCGACAAAGCTATCAGAAACAAACTCAGCTTGGTACAGTCGAAGGCAATTGGAGGTCTTGAAGTGAGTTTGCAATACTGGTTTGGTACTAGGATGTAAATACAGAGTTGGGATAGAAGTTTTAGTTATCTAGTAAAGAAAGTGTAAAGAAATAAGAGTAGTCTTCTTTTCATATAAAGTCTCACTTGAtgtaaaaaggttttttttatgaataaaatttagcattcattcaaaaaaaaaaaatggcacaaaaaaagaaataccATAACAACAAAGAAGGTGTTTTTTGGTCTAAAAACCAATTTccccaaaaaaaattttttgatagggttttaatatttttggattCTATTTTTGATAGCCAAAAAAACTAGTTAATGACTGTCTTGAATATCATTTACGAAACATAGAAGGCTCAAATATTGGCCCATATAGACTCGAAAGTCCACATAACTCCCCCACCCAATTTCACCTATGCGGTTCGGTTTCTCTTCcgtgaaatattttttgtttatttatttatttaattaattaattatcagCTGtgttttagagagagaaagaggaaacAAATTAGGGCAAAAAAAGTTGGTTGCGATTGGATTGCTTAACTGCGTCTGATGTGTTTGATTTGAGAAGGAAATTGATGAAGGAGCCGTCAGCGAAGAGGAAGGTGGTTGTTCGGCACTTGCCTCCTTCTCTTTCTGAGTCCGATCTCTTATCCCAGATCGACCCTCGTTTCGGTGATCGTTACAATTGGGTTTCCTTTCGTCCTGGAAAGTCCAGGTATGCTCCTATTTGAGTATTCTAGAAACATGTTTGATTCTGGGTACATAATCTTTGTCTGTGATTCCTCAGCTATAAAGCTCAGAAGTATTCACGGGCCTACTTTGGTTTCAAGGCCCCTGAAGATGTTTACGACTTTGCTGCTTTTTTCAGCGGCCATGTGTTTGTTAATGAAAAGGGTATTTGACCGACCTTTAATCTCTCTTCTCTTACTGCATATGTGTTTAAGTGCTTCTTTTGTTTAGGTGCTCAGTTCAAGGCCATAGTTGAATATGCTCCTTCACAGCGTGTGCCCAAACCATGTGACAAGAAAGATCCTCGTGACGGCTCTATTACCAAAGACCCTGATTATCTTGAGTTTCTTAAGCTTATTGCTCTGCCTGTTGAGAATCTCCCTAGTGCTGAAATCCAGTTGGAAAGAAGAGAAGCTGAGCTGTCTGGTTTGTCTTTCTATGACCAAGTTAGTTGGTTACTCTGTAATCAAGAAATGGAACTTACTAACAGAAATCTCTTCTTTAGGTGCTTCAAAACCGGCTCCAATTGTTACCCCTCTTATGGAATTCATACGTCAAAAACGTGCTACTGTGATTGGATCCCAGGTAATCATAGCTTTCCTGAGACGTATTCTGTTTCAAATTGGAGTATCTAGGTTGGTGATCTCTGGTTTCTGTTGAAGCAACAGGGTTTAGATGTTCGAAGAGGTGGCAGAAGAACCAGGGCAGTCTCTTCAAACAAGCCAGCTTCAAAACGAAACtctgaaaagaaaaagtatgtggaaaaagaCAATTCAAAAAGCGTGTCCCGGAAGGCTACATCAGACGCCGGCAGCTCCAAGCAAGATTACATTCCAAGTGTACCAGTAACTGAAACTGGTAATCAatcaaaaatattgttattccGAATGGCTATGTCACAGATTTTCCCTACTCGTACAAGTCCCACTGTCTTTctaattatttctttttatctgCACAACTGCAGCCTCTGCCATGGATAGCTCTCTCCCAGGGATTGCGTTGACTATGGATTCTGGGAAGaaaaagatcttgctcctgaaaAAAGACCGAGACAACCCTCTTGTAAGCTTTTTCTCTTTCAGAAAgttgtcttctttttttatcatgtgtttTGATAGTTGTAGACAGCAGCTTCTCATTTGTCAATGTAACGGCTTTTCAGAACTCTACAACACAACCAGAACAGCAGATGGAAACTAATCTTTCTGGAAGCTCCTTGACTTCAAGACAGGATCAGAAGATTGTTGTTGGTGGGAGGTTGATCAAGGGAATACTTCTGAGAAATGAGCCGCGACCTAGTCAGTCCTCATCTTTTGTCCAGCCGGAGTCAAGAGTGGAACCCTTGGAAGCAGAAAACTCCAAGCGTCCTCCTCGGCCAGCAAACACTCGAGCAGGTTATAAAGGATTAGAGTTTAGAACTTTAGTCTAACTATTAACTTCCCAATTTAGGCTGATAATTTAAAAGACAGATGGTAAATATGCAGGTAAAGACAATCAGATTTCTGGTACCAACAGTGAGAAGCAAGAGAGGCGTCCAAGAAACAAGGAGAGGCCTGATCGTGTTGTGTGGACTCCTCTTCGTCGCTCTGATGGGTCTAGTATCAGCGAGGATCAACTGTCATCTTCAACAGGTTCTGTTCAGTTTACTTTTTTTGGTTGTGCTCCATGACATATTAACCCATATTGTATATCAACTTACAGCAAACAATGGAGAAATTAAAGAGAGGATGTTGTTGCAAAGATCTGGAGAAGTGGTGAACTCCTCTGGTGGACACTCTCTTGAGAACGGTTAGTCCAGTTGAAGTTGGAGAATGCATAATGTGCCTTTTTCATTAAATGAATGAAAAGAGTGATGTTAATTCTGCCAAAACTTCCGACTTTATTCAGGTTCTACAAGACATTCTGGTCGCCGTGTTGGAGCTCGCAACAGAAAAGAAGAGGGTTTTGCGATGACTGGTGAGGGTAAATCATCCCGGAGaggaggtggaggtggtggtggtccCAATTCACATGAGGCAAGCCGAACCAAAACCTTATTATGATATATACTATTATGTCCGTGTTTAAAAGACTCGTTTTCGCTGTGTTACAGAAGCAAATGTGGATCCAAAAATCATCGTCGGGTACTTGATATCTTCACTTAACATATGGTATGTAAAGCTGCCCTCTATTACTTTCAGTGTTTAACATCAATTTATTGTTCTCTTCATGATCTATTAGATGGCCTTGTCAACACAATGTTACGATTGTTATGACCTTTCAGGCTTTTATAAATCAGCCAATTCCAATGGATTTTGCTCTTAACGGGAATCTATAAATCTCAATCGAAATGGAGAGTAACAACACTATATCAACACACTCGGGTTTTTGAGGACTTCTGGTCCAGCGTCGTAAGTCGTAGTATTGCACATAAAAGAGGCCTGACTCACAGTAGGGATCAGCTCAAGATTTATGGGTTTTGAGATAAGAAAGAGACTGTTGCTACTGTCTTTGAAGGCTTTTAGCGGTTCATGGTACCTGCATCCCCTTTTTTGCTTGTGCTGTGTTACAGGCAAgtgggtgagaattgagaattACAATGAAATAAAGTCGAGTGTATATGGAGCAGGGAACACTTTATCGGGTTTTATTTTCTGTTCCTGAACGTGATTTGCAGATTTAACCTTAAATCGTTTGATTACTGTGAAAAGTAAATTTCTTGCTATTTTTACTAGTGGAAGTGGATTTGTTTCACCTGattgttatataatttatgcCTCCAAAAATGTTTTCCATAAAtggtgttttctttttgtgaAATCGCGTATGCGTTTATAATGTGTATTTCATAGTGACGATCGCAAATTACATTAAACcaaaatttacaaattacaTCAGTCAAAAGCAGAGTACTTTGGTTGCAAAAAGAGAACCAAAAGTAAACAGAATTATAATTTCCATGACTCACACTCTGAAGGTTATGATGAAGCAAATATATCCATAAAGCTGTCAATTGTTGGCTTCAGTACTTTCCTGAGCAGTGAAAGGGATATCAATCACTGGTATGTGTAGCTAGTGTTAGTAAGCAAGCATACCATCCGTACTGCGGGTTGAAGTATTTTGTgattccaaaaatattttattttttttaatgaatgttaaatttattgaatttttttttttacatcaagtgtaacttttgtttaaaaaattaaaaaaaatcaaaacctagCTATTTTTTTACTGTATTCTTGTGCCAAACCAATATCTTAAGTAGGACTGGGCATCGTTACTTGTTACTCGCCTTAAATCTGTTACTTAACTCGTACCCGCCTTGAAAATTCAAGTACTCGGTGTTGTCAAGGCAAGTAACAAGTCGACAATTTTCATTACTTGCAAAGACCAAGTCAagtatcattattatttttagtactTGACTCGTTATGCCCTGTTACTTGTCCaattatttgttatttgttACATGATCTATTAAATAGTtgttcatatttgttttttcttttacttgcaTTTAGAATTGGACACAAATACTCATTACTCTTCTTATACTTATTACTTGTTTCGTATTTgtcttgatttttaaatatttgttgtcatctaatcaaatattatatagtaacaagttttaaaattttagctaCATGACTTGTTACTATTACATGTTACTTGTTTATATAGAATACATTTTTGTCatcataaaaattaaacaatgtttATGTATCGAAATATTCACATATTTTGAACAAATATTCATTTAAGTAATTCACATGTCTATTTCTAATAGATTATTATTTAGTAAGTAGTTCTTAAATACTTAGAAAAATTCGTAAATAGTTCACAAATACTCGTAATTGTTCACAAGTACTCGTAAATAGTAAGTAATAAAGCGGGGCAAGTAACTTGCAAGTAATTCATTTTAATCAAGTACTCGAAATAGCAAGTACTCGTTTTTAACAAGTACAAGTCGAAAATTTTATTACTCGTACAAGGCAAGTGAAGTCGCAAGTACACGCAAAATAGCGAGTACTCGCCTTGCGCCCAGCCCTAATCTTAAGCCACCTTCATATCTCATGTCTCTCATCATCATAATAGAGTTAAAATGGTTTCTGATTCCTTTATCAATGAATTTAACTAGCTGCACTGGTGTAAAATGAGCTTCCCCATGCctccttttatttatttttctccatATGCTGTGGACAGTAGTTGCTTGAAAgagatatttaataataaagCAAATCAGCATATCTCCATCTATTTCAGATATCAACTCAATAATATCAGGCTAATAATTTGTGTATTCGATCTCCTAAAATTGGTCTTAGAAGTTTCTTCCACACCTCAGCTGAGAAGGGTCACTTGAAAAAAAGATGGTATCGTGTTTCAATAGGATCTTGACAGAGAGAACAACTCCCATCAACATTTCCTCCCCATTTAAGCATGCAGTCTCCTGTTGCAAGTTGATTTTTCAGAGTACACCAAGTCATGAAAGCAAACTTAGGTGTAGAATGACGAAGCCACACTCCTTTGCTCCATTGACACAGTGGTTGTTGATCTCTGAGTAGCATCCAAGTGGTTTTTGTTGAAAACCTCTTCTTGTACATTCCTCCAATACCTTTCCACAGGCTAACATCCTCTGCATTATCCGCATTTGCTTTCCTCTCGTCAATTTCATCCTCAATTATATTAAGAATTATTGTTTTGTGCCTTCTTCTTCTGTAGGACATCATAGCTTCTTGAACTGTAGCGTGAGTATGAAGACCAAGATCAATTACTCCTCGCTCTTCTAGAATATCTGAGAGACAACCCAATGAAGACCAAGTGTCATGCCAAAAAGATGTATTCTCCATTGCAAACTTCAACTCGATGAAAACATCTTGCCAATCTTCTCCGTTTCAGTAATTTAGCTCACATCCAAGAACCAGCGCTTGTTGTTTCACTTACAGGCCAGAACGACCCTTTCCTTATGAGATATATCTTGATCCATTATACCCAAAGTGATTGGTTTGCTGAGAGCAATCTCCAAATTAGCTTCAGACATGGGACATTGTTTGCTTCTACCAATGATCGAATATGTAACACGCCTTCAGCTTTCGGTCTACAAATTTATGTCCATGATACTTTCGGTCTACAAATTTCAATCTCCTTTAAACATGCTTTTGGTAACCTGAAAGCAGACACCCAAAAATTTGTAATACTCATAATCACCGAGTTAATGAGTTGTAGCCTGCCTGCCTGCCTGCGAAAGGAAGCGTCCATTCCAATTACACATTCATGTCtgaatcttctccataagtggCAGATAATTGTTCACTGTCATTCTCTTGGTTAGGACTGGTAAGCCGAGATACCGAACTGGGAGCTGTCCAGCTGAAAATGGGAAATCCGTGAGGATAGAGTTTTGTGCTTCTTGTGATATTCCTTCCATATACAATGTCGACTTCTCTAAGCTTATCCTGAGACCTGAGATCTTACCAAACTCCTTAAAAACACTCAGAACTCCTTCTCTATATCTTTGTTGTCCGTCCACAAAGACCATTATATTATCAGCAAAGCAGGGATGCGTTATTGGAATGATTTGACATCTCAGATGATATCCTATTTTCCTCTGAACCGCAGTTTCGTCAATCATTTTCGAAAGGACATTCATGCAGATCACAAACAAATAGGGAGATAAAGCACAACCTTGTCTTAATCCCCGCTCACTCTGGAAGTAGCCTACAAGTTCACTGTTGACTTGTACATAGAAAGAGGCAGTGGTTATACACAACCAAATCCAGTGAACAAACTGATGTGGGAGTCCTAAAGCTTCCAACACTCTTAAGAGGAAAGGCCACTGAACTCAATCAAATGCCTTATAGATTTTAATCTGGATGGCACATCTAGCTGAGAGATCATCCTTGTGGTAGTTCTTGACTAGCTCAGTTGCTAGAAGAAGATTCTCCATCAATAGCCTCTCTTTAATGAAAGCAGACTGATTTGGGGTGATGAACTTGGGAAGCAAACCTTTAATTCCGTTGGCAAGAATTTTTGAGATGACTTTGTACATGACGTTACAACAGAAGATTGGTCTATAGTCCTTTATTTCCTGAGCATCCTCCGTCTTAGGTATCAACACTTTTTAGGTAGAAAACCTTTAAGAAAGAATGATTGCTCAGCGACTATAAAATCTTCTCCTACCACTGACCAAGCCTCTTTGAAGAACTCAAAGGTATATCCATCCGACCCTGGAGACTTGTAGCTTCCATCTTAAAAAGAGTTCTTTTAATCTCTTCCCTGGTCACTTCCTTAATCAACTGACCTTTCTCCAAGTCATTGCACTGAAACTGCATAAGTTCCTGAAGCATGTTTATTGAAATATCTTCAATGTCATCAGGCTTGTGCGTAAGAAATTTCTGAAAAAATCTGACAGCCTCCAATTTTATATCTTCATCATTGTTGGCAATAATCCCATTAGGACACTTTACTTCCGGGATGGAGTTACGGACCTCCCTCATCTTAGCAGCATTATGGAACACTTTATTGTTGCCATCACCAACTTGCAGCCAGTGAAGCTAGGACTTCTGCTTATAAAAATCATCTTCCATTAGTACCAATTTCTTCCATTTATCATACGCTTATGCTTCCTCTTTAACACTCTCCGGAGAAGGTCGATCAAGAGTTATATGTTGCTTCTCACATAGTCTAGTATATGCATCTTTAACCCTTACCGGAAGATGGCTAATTTTTCTTTGCTTAGCTTCCTTAGCAGTGCCTTTAGAGCTTTGAGTTTCTTGGAAAATCTGTGCATAGCTGATGTCGAGTGAAACAGCTTATATGTCTCATTCCAAAACCCTCCCACGACTGGAATGAATTGAGATGTCTTCGCCACTGCATTTGTAAACTTAAATGATCGATGTTTCTTTTCCTTGACATCGTCAAACTGAATGCGACATCGTAAATGATTAGAACAGCCCCCCGGTTCAAATACACAATATACCTGAGGAAATTGGTGCATCCACACATCGTTCATTAGGACCCTATCCAGTTTCTTACACACCATTCCCTCATCACGTTTATTACACCTTGTGAAAAGAGGTCCATGATAGCTCATATCTATCATCGAGCAATATCTTGCAGCTTCTTGAAATTCTCTCATACCAACCAGTATTG
It encodes the following:
- the LOC125574791 gene encoding regulator of nonsense transcripts UPF3-like isoform X1 — translated: MKEPSAKRKVVVRHLPPSLSESDLLSQIDPRFGDRYNWVSFRPGKSSYKAQKYSRAYFGFKAPEDVYDFAAFFSGHVFVNEKGAQFKAIVEYAPSQRVPKPCDKKDPRDGSITKDPDYLEFLKLIALPVENLPSAEIQLERREAELSGASKPAPIVTPLMEFIRQKRATVIGSQGLDVRRGGRRTRAVSSNKPASKRNSEKKKYVEKDNSKSVSRKATSDAGSSKQDYIPSVPVTETASAMDSSLPGIALTMDSGKKKILLLKKDRDNPLNSTTQPEQQMETNLSGSSLTSRQDQKIVVGGRLIKGILLRNEPRPSQSSSFVQPESRVEPLEAENSKRPPRPANTRADGKYAGKDNQISGTNSEKQERRPRNKERPDRVVWTPLRRSDGSSISEDQLSSSTANNGEIKERMLLQRSGEVVNSSGGHSLENGSTRHSGRRVGARNRKEEGFAMTGEGKSSRRGGGGGGGPNSHEKQMWIQKSSSGT
- the LOC125574791 gene encoding regulator of nonsense transcripts UPF3-like isoform X2, which produces MKEPSAKRKVVVRHLPPSLSESDLLSQIDPRFGDRYNWVSFRPGKSSYKAQKYSRAYFGFKAPEDVYDFAAFFSGHVFVNEKGAQFKAIVEYAPSQRVPKPCDKKDPRDGSITKDPDYLEFLKLIALPVENLPSAEIQLERREAELSGASKPAPIVTPLMEFIRQKRATVIGSQGLDVRRGGRRTRAVSSNKPASKRNSEKKKYVEKDNSKSVSRKATSDAGSSKQDYIPSVPVTETASAMDSSLPGIALTMDSGKKKILLLKKDRDNPLNSTTQPEQQMETNLSGSSLTSRQDQKIVVGGRLIKGILLRNEPRPSQSSSFVQPESRVEPLEAENSKRPPRPANTRAGKDNQISGTNSEKQERRPRNKERPDRVVWTPLRRSDGSSISEDQLSSSTANNGEIKERMLLQRSGEVVNSSGGHSLENGSTRHSGRRVGARNRKEEGFAMTGEGKSSRRGGGGGGGPNSHEKQMWIQKSSSGT